TGCAGGCGAAATAGGTGCATCCCACATCTCTTGAGGAATTACATATTCTTCTACAACATTTCCGCCTAGGATATGTTCTTCTATGATTCTATCAATTTTTTCTTTAGTTAATCCAGCATACATAGTATGACCCGGTTCAACTAACATAACAGGTCCCATTTGACATCTGTTCATACAAGATGTTCTGATTGGCTGTACTGTTCCCATAATACCTTGTTTCATTAGGCTTTGTGCAAGGTGTTGGAAAAGGTCTTGAGTCTGTGGTGTAACACACGATGGCTTTGGCATACCTGGAGGAGCTGATTGCTCACATTTAAATATATAAAAAGCTGGTTGAGGGATACCCATAAAGTCATTCCTTATTTTTTTTCGCAATTATACCAAAATTCTTCGCCCCTTTTCTAAGAGAGGTAAATAAATTTTGTTTTTTAAGCTTCTATGTAAGTTTTTGGATATAATTTCGCATTATTCCAACACAGAAAGTTACACAAATTATGAAAAAGCTCTTTGCATCAATTTTACTTTTATCTTCAACTATTTTTGCCGAATCATCATTTTATATAGGAACTGGTTATACCTACGTTAATGAATCAATTACTCTCAATAATGTATCTAAAAATGTCAATAACAATGGAGCAAAATTAAAAATAGGATACGGAGAACAAACGGCTTACGCTGTTGAATTCTCTTTAAACTATATTGACAACACTTCTGCCATTTTAAATTCGACAGATAAAGAAAAATACGGTTTTGACATTGAACTTATGAAAGCATGGGATTTTGATATTTATGTAATTCCATTTGCAAGAGTCGGTTTTGGAGCAGGAAAAATGAGCTCTACAGCAAGAACAAATGCAAAATCGATCAGTTACGGTTCTTTTAACGGAACTCTCGGTACACTGCTTCCACTTGGCGAGAGTTTTGAACTTGAACTAGCTTACGAGTATAAATATCTTTCTTATCAAAAAACTGATTTAAATACGTCAACTACTTCTCCATCATCACACCAAAATGGTGTGTATGTTGGTATAAACTACAGATTTTAAGAGATTACTTTAAATTAAGTAATTCTCTTACAACTTCACGATCATCAAACGGAAGTTTTTGATCGTAAATAATTTGATAAGTTTCATCCCCTTTTCCAAGGATGACTACCACTTCATCTTCCTCTTGCATATCAAGTGCAAGCTCAATAGCTTTTTTACGGTTTAACTCTACTGTTACATTACTTTTGTCTTCTATACCAGAGAGGATATCATCTACAATAGCTTCCGGTTCTTCAAATCTTGGATTGTCACTTGTAATAATAACTTTTTTACCCAGGTTTGTTGCGACCCTGCCCATAAGAGGACGTTTGCTTTTATCTCTGTCGCCACCTGCACCAAAAACTACAATTAACTCTTTTTCTTTTAACGCATTAAGTACCTGTGCCATACCGTCAGGAGTATGAGCGAAATCTACAATAACGTTCGGAAGTTCACTTACCTGCTCCATCCTTCCGCTAACACCTGCAAAGTTATCAACCACTTCTGCAATCTCTTCAAGTTTTTTTCCTGTAAGCAAATGCGCTGCTGAGATTGCCGCCATTAGATTATAGAGATTAAAAAAGCCATGAAGTGATGCAGTAAAAGGTACTATCTCTTGAAAATGTTGAATAATACCGCTACTTCCATCATTTAAAGAATATGCCATAAGCTTGTATGTTGCCGGGTTTTCAATCCCGTATGTATACGTATTTTTAAAATTGAACTTCGCTTTTTCCTCATCTTTGTTGATAAGTTTTTTACCCTCATCCTGAAAGAAACTATTTTTTACAGCTATATATTCCTCTAGTGTTTTATGATAATCAAGATGATCCTGAGTAATATTTGTAAGGATTTTAAGTTCAAAAGGAAGCCCTTCTATACGCTTTTGCACAATAGCGTGAGAGCTTACTTCCATAATAAAAAAATCACATCCCATCTCACGTGCTGTATAGATATGTCTGTAAGTATTTAAAACAGATGGTGTAGTAAGTGTCTTGCCCTCAATCACTTCATCATTGATAAAAAGCCCGCGGGTTCCCTGCATTGCCACTTTATATCCAAGGTCAAGCAAAAATGAATAAAGAGCACTTGCAGTTGTAGTTTTACCGTTTGTTCCAGTAATTCCAACAATTTTAATATCATTTACACCAAAAAGTTCTGCTATCTCTTCTACTTTGATAATCGAGTGTGCACCGTTATCTTTTGCATTTTGAAGGTATTTTTCATTTTGAGTTGTAAGAACAAAAGCTGTTTCATTGTCACACTCTTGCGAGTTTTCCGTTACATATTTAAATTCACGATCTGGTAAGGCAATTTTCAAGCTTTTTTTCCCTTAGCTTTTGCTAGTTTTTTTAGTAATTTTTGTAGTAGTTCATCACTTGGGTATACGCTTAAAGCACTTTCAAGATAATTCAAAGCCATCTCGGCAAAATCATTCTCAATCAGTTTCTCTAAAAAATCTATAAAATCATCTCTTTCTGAAATGATCACACGAGTTGAAAACATAATGTTTTCAAAAATCTCTTTAAAGTCACCGCCATTTTCTAAAAGTTTTTGAAAATCGCTGTATAAAATCCCATCTTCAAACTCTAGTCTTTCACGAAGCGGTTGTGTAAATGCTTTGCCTAATTCTTCAAGAGTACCATCCATATTTTTTAGGATCTCACTCATAATTGCATCAGCTTCTTCAGTATCTTCTTCTTTTAGTATCTCATAATAATCAAATAAAGCCTCAGCTCCAGTCTCTCCACTCAAAGCCATTTCCGACAAAATGACGCCATTATAAGCCTCTTTAGAGTTTGGAAAGTTCTGTAAAACTTCAGCGAATTTTTCTAGAGCTCTTTTATAGTCCTCTTGCGAAAAACTCTCTTTAGCTTGATCCAATATTTTATGTTTACTAATATTTGTCATTTTTTAATTAAATCCTTATAGATTATCTATATCGTTTTCCATCCCAAACGGTACATTTATAACGTTAAGTTCCGGATGGATATCCATTCTTAATTGACGTTCAACTCCATATTTAAGAGTAGTCCCACTTGAAGAGCAGCCTACACATGCCCCTTTTAATTGAACATATACATTCCCATTTTTTACTGTAATAAAATCGATGTCTCCACCGTCTAATGCTAATGATGGTCTAACTTTTTCGATTACTGCTTTTACAGGATCTATTAGTTCTTCATCTGAAAATGGAATCATTTCTATCCTTCTATATTTTTATTATCATAAAATATGATAAAATCACTTAACAAGTGCTAAAAATATACGTTTAGCTACTCTTTTAAAGTTAGTGTTTCCGCTACGTAGCTAGGTTTTCTCATCCCAACCAATATAAAATCGACACTCTCAAGATTTTGTAAAAAATCAAATGCACACTCTTGTAATTTTTTCTCACAATTCCCAACTAAATTCTTTAGTTGTACTCTTGTAGATATTGAACATTCAAAAGCCACCATTGCTCTGTAAGAGACTAAAAATTTATCTATGTATGTCAAGAGAGTTTCAATTACTCCTTCACTTACATTTTCAATCATCTTGGTTATATTTGGAAGGACTTGAGAGTTTACAAACAATTCGTAATCTCCGATCCATCCAAATTTATGTTTATTTGCATCCATCTGCTCTACCAGATTAAAAAGAGGCTGCAGTAATTCTGTGTCACATACTTCTAAGAGTTCGTTTAGGTTTTGATAATAATCTATCGGCTCATCATAATCAGCCAGACGAAACATTAAACCGTTATGAAAAGCATTCAGTGGACGGTTTACAAGTACTCTCAGACCATTCTTTTTTGCCCATTTAGCGCACTCTACTCCCTCTTTTTCCAACAAGTTAATTGGTAATTGCAGGGTTGTGAAACTATGCTTGTCATTACCTGCTTCTATTGCTGCATTTTGTGCAAGTGTGATCAAATCTTCATA
This window of the Sulfurimonas sp. C5 genome carries:
- a CDS encoding (2Fe-2S) ferredoxin domain-containing protein, whose protein sequence is MGIPQPAFYIFKCEQSAPPGMPKPSCVTPQTQDLFQHLAQSLMKQGIMGTVQPIRTSCMNRCQMGPVMLVEPGHTMYAGLTKEKIDRIIEEHILGGNVVEEYVIPQEMWDAPISPADMKQQMGM
- a CDS encoding outer membrane beta-barrel protein — its product is MKKLFASILLLSSTIFAESSFYIGTGYTYVNESITLNNVSKNVNNNGAKLKIGYGEQTAYAVEFSLNYIDNTSAILNSTDKEKYGFDIELMKAWDFDIYVIPFARVGFGAGKMSSTARTNAKSISYGSFNGTLGTLLPLGESFELELAYEYKYLSYQKTDLNTSTTSPSSHQNGVYVGINYRF
- a CDS encoding UDP-N-acetylmuramoyl-L-alanyl-D-glutamate--2,6-diaminopimelate ligase translates to MKIALPDREFKYVTENSQECDNETAFVLTTQNEKYLQNAKDNGAHSIIKVEEIAELFGVNDIKIVGITGTNGKTTTASALYSFLLDLGYKVAMQGTRGLFINDEVIEGKTLTTPSVLNTYRHIYTAREMGCDFFIMEVSSHAIVQKRIEGLPFELKILTNITQDHLDYHKTLEEYIAVKNSFFQDEGKKLINKDEEKAKFNFKNTYTYGIENPATYKLMAYSLNDGSSGIIQHFQEIVPFTASLHGFFNLYNLMAAISAAHLLTGKKLEEIAEVVDNFAGVSGRMEQVSELPNVIVDFAHTPDGMAQVLNALKEKELIVVFGAGGDRDKSKRPLMGRVATNLGKKVIITSDNPRFEEPEAIVDDILSGIEDKSNVTVELNRKKAIELALDMQEEDEVVVILGKGDETYQIIYDQKLPFDDREVVRELLNLK
- a CDS encoding NifU family protein encodes the protein MIPFSDEELIDPVKAVIEKVRPSLALDGGDIDFITVKNGNVYVQLKGACVGCSSSGTTLKYGVERQLRMDIHPELNVINVPFGMENDIDNL
- a CDS encoding aldo/keto reductase, which encodes MSSFAFGTYRVSDQNPLHIQALKEALYSGIKLIDTSSNYTDGGAERAIAKALGSIEEEYRDVEIVSKFGYIQGTNMQLHQEKPFEDVVEYSPECYHSIAPSFMRDQLNRSLERLELNKIDCYLLHNPEYYIYDAINKDIAKEERLEELYKRIYKVFVALEQEVANNTIGSYGISSNSFSKESTADDFLPYEDLITLAQNAAIEAGNDKHSFTTLQLPINLLEKEGVECAKWAKKNGLRVLVNRPLNAFHNGLMFRLADYDEPIDYYQNLNELLEVCDTELLQPLFNLVEQMDANKHKFGWIGDYELFVNSQVLPNITKMIENVSEGVIETLLTYIDKFLVSYRAMVAFECSISTRVQLKNLVGNCEKKLQECAFDFLQNLESVDFILVGMRKPSYVAETLTLKE